The region ACCTAAGAAAACGCGGACCGAATCCGACAGCATGGGCGCGATCGAAGTCGCGCAGGATCGCTACTGGGGCGCCCAGACCGAGCGCTCCCTGCTGCACTTCTCGATCGGCTTCGATCGCATGCCGCGCTCGGTCGTGCGGGCGTTCGGCATCCTCAAGAAGGCCGCGGCCGAAGTTAATCGCGATCTCGGCAAGCTCTCACCCGAGAAAGCCAGGCTCATCGTGCAGGCCGCCGACGAAGTGATCTCGGGCAAGCTCGACGATCATTTTCCACTGCGCATCTGGCAGACCGGCAGCGGCACCCAGA is a window of Candidatus Binataceae bacterium DNA encoding:
- a CDS encoding lyase family protein; this encodes MGAIEVAQDRYWGAQTERSLLHFSIGFDRMPRSVVRAFGILKKAAAEVNRDLGKLSPEKARLIVQAADEVISGKLDDHFPLRIWQTGSGTQTNMNANEVISNRAIELAGGVMGSKDPVHPNDHVNMSQSSNDTFPTAMHIAAAEEIVHRLLPSVVALRDAL